The genomic segment GTGTCCCTGCGTTCTTTGAGCGCTGGCAGTATTCTGATTGGCGTCAATATCAATCTGCAATAGGAATTAACATGGCGCATAGTGAAACCAGGCAAGCCGACGGTATCTGCGGCGATATGTGCAACGATATGTGCGATGGTATCTGGACCAACGCCAGGATTGCCCCGGCAGGTAATCCTGCGCAAGTCATCTTGGACGGCGCCATGGCGGTGCGCGATGGCCTGATCGCCTGGATCGGCAGCGCGGCCGATCTGCCTGCCGAGTACAACAATGCAGACTGGCCGCAGCACGATGCCGGTAATCGCTGGATTACGCCAGGCTTGATCGACTGTCACACTCATCTGGTGTACGGCGGTAACCGCGCCGACGAATTTTCTTTGCGTCTGGCCGGCGCCAGCTACGAGGAAATCGCGCGCAATGGCGGCGGCATTGTCTCGACCGTGCAGGCTACGCGCGCGGCCGATGAAGACGATCTGTTCGGGCAGGCGGCGCGGCGTCTGGAAGCCTTGCTGGCCGAAGGCGTGACGACCATTGAAATAAAATCCGGGTACGGGCTTGATCTGGCGACAGAACGCAAGATGCTGCGGGTTGCGCGGCGTCTCGGTGAACACTATCCAGTCACGGTCTACACCACTTTTCTTGGCGCGCACGCCTTGCCGCCGGAATACCAGGGCCGCGCCGACGATTACATAACTTTGGTGTGCGACGAGATGCTGCCGGCGCTGCACGCGGAAGGGCTGGTCGATGCGGTCGATGTATTTTGTGAAAACATCGGCTTTTCGGTGGCGCAGAGCGAAAGAGTATTCGTTGCAGCAAGCAAGCTCGGGCTGCCTGTAAAAATGCATGCCGACCAGCTCTCGAATATTGGCGGCACCCGCTTGGCGGCGCGCTTTAAAGCTATATCGGCGGATCACCTGGAGCATCTGGGCGAAGCAGATGTGCAGGCAATGCGCGAGAGCGGCACAGTCGCAGTGTTGCTGCCGGGCGCCTATTACTTTATCCGCGAAACCAAACTGCCGCCGCTGGAACTGCTGCGGCGCTATCAAATTCCCATAGCAATCTCCACTGACAGCAATCCCGGTACATCGCCGACCACATCCTTGCTGTTGATGCTGAACATGTCTTGCACGCTGTTCCGCATGACAACGGCGGAAGTGTTGATGGGCGTTACATCTCATGCCGCGCTGGCGTTGGGCAAGGCCGGCCAGCATGGTCTGCTGGCAGCAGGGCGGGGTGCTGACTTTGTCCTCTGGAACGTGGAGTCGCTGGCCGAACTGGCCTATTGGTCCGGACTCAATCCGTGCGATGCGATCGTGCGCGCCGGCCGCCTGAGTCCGGCGTCGAAAAAAGGAGCATGGTCATGAAACCGGTCATCAGGCAATTGATCGCCGACAGAGCCTTGTTAGCGCAAGGCTGGTGCAACAACGTCTTGCTGGAGTGGGATGAGCAAGGCATCCTCACAGCTGTTCAACCGGACGCCGAAGTATTGGCGCTTGCCCCGCGCGCCGCCGCGACGGTACTGCCCGGCATCGCGAATCTGCATTCGCATGCTTTCCAAAGGGCGATGGCGGGACTGACCGAATATCGTTCCGATCCGAGCGACAGTTTCTGGAGCTGGCGCACCCTGATGTACCAGTTTGCCGGAAAATTATCGCCCGCAGACTTGAAGGCGGTAGCGGTGCAGCTGTATATTGAAATGCTGCAAGCCGGTTACACTTCGGTCTGTGAATTTCACTATCTGCATCACGACAAGGACGGCAAGCCGTATGCCAATCCGACGGAAAATCTGGTGTGCCTGATCGAGGCAGCGCAGGAAGTTGGCATCGGCCTGACTTTGCTGCCGGTGATGTATCAGTACAGCGGTTTTGGCGCCCAGGCGCCGCATGCCGGTCAGGCGCGTTTCATCAATTCGCCGGAATGGATCATGGATGTGCTGCAGCGGCTCCAAACCGGGCATCCGCAGCATGCGGGCCTGCGCTACGGCGTTGCGCCACATTCCTTGCGCGCAGTGTCGCCGCAATCGTTACAGCGTTTGCTGGCTGCGCTCAAGCAATGGGACCCGCAGACGCCAGTCCACATCCACATCGCCGAGCAGCGCAAAGAGGTCGAAGACTGTATCGCTGCGCTAGGTACGCGGCCGGTGGCGTGGCTGCTTGATAATGTGTCGGTCGATTACCATTGGTGCCTGGTGCACGCTACCCATATGACGCCTGAAGAAACCCGGGGCTTGGCGCGTAGCGCCGCTGTGGCAGGTATTTGTCCGACAACCGAAGCCAATCTGGGTGACGGCATTTTCAACGGCGTCGAGTACACCGCTGCGCAAGGCGCCTGGGGTATTGGCTCGGATAGCCATATCAGCACCAGCGTCAGCGAGGAGCTGCGCTTGTATGAATATAGCCAGCGGCTGCAACACGGTCAGCGCAATGTGCTGGTGGGTAATCAAGGGACTTCGGTCGGTTCTTACCTGTACCGGCAGGCGCTGCAAGGCGGCGCTGCGGCCAGCGGTCGTCCGGTGGCGGGGCTGCAGGTTGGGCAACGTGCTGATCTGCTGGTGCTGGACCAGCAGCACGCCGATGTGGAGAGTAAGCTTGGCGATCAGTTGCTGGACAGTTTTGTATTTTCACATCACGGACAGACCCCCGTGCGGGATGTCATGGTGGGAGGGCATTGGGTCATCAATGACCGCAAACATCGCCTGCAGGAACAAAGCGTTTCTGCCTATGCGAATACACTGAAAAAATTGCTTGCTTGAAGTAATTTGGCTACGCCTGCACGGAAAACGCGCATTGTAAAATTTACAGAGATTTTTATGGAAAAATTCATATTTCATCGTGGTAGCCTGCCGCTGTTGGTGTCTATGCCGCATGCGGGAGAACATATTCCCGAAGACATCAGGAAGAACATGAGCGCGCCGGCGCTGGACATCGCCGATACCGATTGGCATATGCCGTTGCTGTACGATTTTCTGGAAGAACTCGGCGCCTCAGTGTTGGTGGCGACCCATTCACGTTATGTGGTCGACCTCAATCGCCCTCAGGATAATGTGAATCTCTACCCGGGCCAGGATACAACCGGCCTTTGTCCTGTGGATACCTTTCACAAGGAACCACTGTATCAAGTGGGGAGAAATCCCGACGACGCTGAAATACAGCGCCGCGTTACCCTATATTGGCAGCCGTACCACCAGCAACTGGAACAGGAGCTGCAGCGCATGCGCGCCGAACATGGCATCGCCATGTTGTGGGATGCGCACTCTATCGCGTCGGTGGTGCCACGTTTTTTTGAGGGACGTCTGCCGGATTTGAACCTGGGCACAGCCTCGGGTGCTTCATGTGCACCGGAACTGGCGCAGCAGCTGCAGCAAGTCGCCGCTGAGGCGTCTGGTTACAGCCACGCGTTGAACGGCCGTTTCAAGGGCGGTCATATCACGCGCCACTACGGCAAGCCGGAGCAGAACATCCATGCGGTCCAGCTTGAGCAGGCGCAAATCACTTATATGGAAGAGCAGTTGCCGTTTGCTTTCGACCCGCAACGTGCCGCCTTGGTGCAGCCGACCTTGCGCCGCTTTCTTGAAGTTATGCTGGCGTGGGCCGGGACTCACGCGCTATAAGACCTGCTTGTGTTTTCACATATTCCTTGGCCGCGCTGGTCGCACAGGCTTAGCGCGCCAGTTTTTTACCTGCCCTCACTCCAATTACGTTCTGCGCTTATTCGCAAATCAGACCATGGCCGCCTGGCCAAGAACTGAAATGACTGGTTTGATCTTGCCCTCCAGTCGTTGAACGTATCGTCTGCATTTCCTATAACGGCGTGAAATTCCCGCTTCGCAAGATTTCACTCGATTTCTGTTTCTTTCCACGATATCCAAATCAACAAACTCAGATCGCACCGATGACCTGAAGGGATATTTCCAATTATCAGCTTTTTCTTAATATTGGTTTTTTATTACTAAAAATGTAGGTAACAATCGTATAATCAATAAATTGCAATATTGATAACTATGATTGATTTCCCGCACCGTTACTGTGATGTGGCGGTATTTTTTTAGGCATAAAAATGAACAACGTTTATCGAATTATCTGGAACGAGGTGCTGGGCGCATGGGTCGCCGTATCGGAGCGGACCAAGGCCAAAGGAAAATCTGCTCGCGCAAAGCGCCCGCTGGCAAAATTGGGACGGGTTTTTCTGTTCGGCGTAGCGGGAACGACTGCCGGCGCGACGCTGGCGGTAGATAATCCGATTCATATGATCGGCGGCGCAGCGCTGCCGTTGGACGGGATATCGTTCGCCACGCGCAGCAACGATGCAATCGCCGTATGGGCCGACGATGGCGCGGGCATTTTCTTGAATGCCCACTGGGATAATGCGGCCACCGGCAAGAGCAGTTCGGTAACGACTGCAGGGAATCGTAGCGTCGCCCTGCAAGCCGCCGGAGGCAAGAATCCTTCCTTTGTCGTCGGCAGCCGCGTCGCTGTCTCTACAGCCGGTACTGCGGCACATGGCGCCTTTGTCAGCACCGGTGGCGGCATCAGCTTGCTGGACAGTACGATCGCCACGACAGGAGGATATGCTCACGGCATCTATGGCAAGGGTAATGGTACGCACCTGGCGATAGATGGAGGCAGCATTTCAACTGTCGGCATAGGCGCGTCTTCCGTCTCACTGTATGACGGCGCTTCCGCCATCCTGACCGGGACCAAAGTAAGCGCTGAGAACAGCTATGCACTGGACCTGGCTGACGACGTTCGAGCCCGGCTGAATCAAGTGAACATTGTCCAGGGCGGGCCGCTGGCAGCGGTGCAAGTACGCGCGAGAAGCACGTTCGAGATGAATGGCGGCAGCATAGTAAAGACAGGTCAGGATCATGCCGTGACCTTTTTTGCAGCTGGATCGGGTACCTCGACAACCATGGCAGTCGGTCAATTGACAGGAGCACAAATTACCACCGCTGGCGACCATTCTTACGGTGTCAATATTCACAAAAATGCGAATGTTACTTTTGATGGA from the Collimonas arenae genome contains:
- the hutI gene encoding imidazolonepropionase, whose product is MCDGIWTNARIAPAGNPAQVILDGAMAVRDGLIAWIGSAADLPAEYNNADWPQHDAGNRWITPGLIDCHTHLVYGGNRADEFSLRLAGASYEEIARNGGGIVSTVQATRAADEDDLFGQAARRLEALLAEGVTTIEIKSGYGLDLATERKMLRVARRLGEHYPVTVYTTFLGAHALPPEYQGRADDYITLVCDEMLPALHAEGLVDAVDVFCENIGFSVAQSERVFVAASKLGLPVKMHADQLSNIGGTRLAARFKAISADHLEHLGEADVQAMRESGTVAVLLPGAYYFIRETKLPPLELLRRYQIPIAISTDSNPGTSPTTSLLLMLNMSCTLFRMTTAEVLMGVTSHAALALGKAGQHGLLAAGRGADFVLWNVESLAELAYWSGLNPCDAIVRAGRLSPASKKGAWS
- a CDS encoding formimidoylglutamate deiminase, whose product is MKPVIRQLIADRALLAQGWCNNVLLEWDEQGILTAVQPDAEVLALAPRAAATVLPGIANLHSHAFQRAMAGLTEYRSDPSDSFWSWRTLMYQFAGKLSPADLKAVAVQLYIEMLQAGYTSVCEFHYLHHDKDGKPYANPTENLVCLIEAAQEVGIGLTLLPVMYQYSGFGAQAPHAGQARFINSPEWIMDVLQRLQTGHPQHAGLRYGVAPHSLRAVSPQSLQRLLAALKQWDPQTPVHIHIAEQRKEVEDCIAALGTRPVAWLLDNVSVDYHWCLVHATHMTPEETRGLARSAAVAGICPTTEANLGDGIFNGVEYTAAQGAWGIGSDSHISTSVSEELRLYEYSQRLQHGQRNVLVGNQGTSVGSYLYRQALQGGAAASGRPVAGLQVGQRADLLVLDQQHADVESKLGDQLLDSFVFSHHGQTPVRDVMVGGHWVINDRKHRLQEQSVSAYANTLKKLLA
- the hutG gene encoding N-formylglutamate deformylase, encoding MEKFIFHRGSLPLLVSMPHAGEHIPEDIRKNMSAPALDIADTDWHMPLLYDFLEELGASVLVATHSRYVVDLNRPQDNVNLYPGQDTTGLCPVDTFHKEPLYQVGRNPDDAEIQRRVTLYWQPYHQQLEQELQRMRAEHGIAMLWDAHSIASVVPRFFEGRLPDLNLGTASGASCAPELAQQLQQVAAEASGYSHALNGRFKGGHITRHYGKPEQNIHAVQLEQAQITYMEEQLPFAFDPQRAALVQPTLRRFLEVMLAWAGTHAL